In Methanosphaera sp. ISO3-F5, a genomic segment contains:
- a CDS encoding carboxypeptidase-like regulatory domain-containing protein — MSAVEVSDNNTEIVKKSDSLVSSSSSDSNLVVKDKSKSVKSASGKVKTRLTVNNIPDVGMDSDILVYGHLSDVNGKSIDNARVTLDVNGEDYETTTYYGDYIGEYMVTKSGKYTVKVSFKGNGKYYASSAVTSFNVPNKKSTYIYLDGVPDLKYGEVASISGFFSDGRGHYLRNTLLTVRVNGKNYTAKTDGNGYFVRKVKANKMGKNTVKVLFKGNSKYTWTSSYLYFTVSRQSTKITCNNINTVNKGSGVKVSGRLVDAKGNPLKSASVVVKVNGVKHIVKTSSNGVYSYSFKAEKVGSNSVSVSFSGNKYYVGKSVSKTFKVKSPYKTMTLYMDQFKYIGNDEFYSWYQIYSGEFSSGVYVRVLDYYGDYGDPADNMIVGATFYFKNSNGNVISRKFDDGNGIWMGHDLINGYTPFKVVVKYRRMTQRETDLWNSGYEWDALTNSWHNIYAYY; from the coding sequence TTGTCTGCTGTTGAAGTTTCTGATAATAATACAGAAATTGTTAAGAAGTCTGACAGTCTTGTTAGTTCTTCTTCTAGTGATAGTAATTTAGTTGTTAAAGATAAGAGTAAATCAGTTAAAAGTGCTTCAGGGAAGGTTAAGACTAGATTAACTGTTAATAATATTCCTGATGTTGGTATGGATTCTGATATTCTTGTTTATGGTCATTTGAGTGATGTTAATGGTAAAAGTATTGATAATGCTCGTGTGACTTTGGATGTTAATGGTGAGGATTATGAAACTACTACTTATTATGGTGATTATATTGGTGAATATATGGTTACTAAGAGTGGTAAGTATACTGTTAAGGTAAGTTTTAAGGGTAATGGCAAGTATTATGCTAGTAGTGCTGTGACTAGTTTTAATGTTCCAAATAAGAAGAGTACTTACATTTATTTGGATGGTGTTCCTGATTTAAAGTATGGTGAAGTTGCTAGTATAAGTGGATTTTTTAGTGATGGTCGTGGCCATTATTTAAGAAATACATTGTTGACTGTGAGGGTTAATGGTAAGAATTATACTGCTAAGACTGACGGTAATGGATACTTTGTCAGGAAGGTTAAAGCTAATAAGATGGGCAAGAATACTGTGAAAGTATTGTTTAAGGGTAATAGTAAGTATACCTGGACTAGTTCGTATCTTTATTTTACTGTTTCTCGTCAGTCTACCAAGATTACTTGTAATAATATTAATACTGTGAATAAGGGATCTGGTGTTAAGGTTAGTGGTCGTCTGGTTGATGCTAAGGGTAATCCTTTAAAATCTGCTAGTGTGGTTGTTAAAGTTAATGGTGTTAAACATATTGTTAAAACTAGTAGTAATGGTGTTTATTCTTATTCATTTAAGGCAGAAAAAGTTGGTAGTAATAGTGTGAGTGTTTCTTTTTCTGGTAATAAGTATTATGTGGGAAAGAGTGTGAGTAAAACATTTAAGGTTAAGTCTCCTTATAAAACTATGACATTATATATGGATCAGTTTAAATATATTGGTAATGATGAGTTTTATTCTTGGTATCAGATTTATAGTGGTGAGTTTTCTTCTGGTGTTTATGTTAGAGTGTTAGATTATTATGGAGATTATGGTGATCCTGCAGATAATATGATTGTTGGTGCTACATTTTATTTCAAGAATAGTAATGGTAATGTTATTTCTAGGAAGTTTGATGATGGTAATGGTATTTGGATGGGTCATGACTTGATTAATGGTTATACACCGTTTAAGGTTGTTGTTAAGTATCGTCGTATGACTCAACGTGAGACTGATTTATGGAATTCAGGTTATGAGTGGGATGCTTTGACGAATTCATGGCATAATATTTATGCGTATTATTAG
- a CDS encoding glycosyltransferase family 2 protein — MNVSQNSKILISIIIPTYNIENYLSECLTSILSQSFTNFEVIIIDDCSSDSTKCLIEYFMKKDYRIRLFENEHNVGPGISRNRGIEYARGKYIMFVDGDDWLDVNCLDKLFKCAEEYHTDMVMFKGLNFDDSSNRFYKNDYFSIPCLDRLNNSLFNFDDIHEDELFEIFVGPVNKLYLRSSIVDCGARFSECLTHEDNPFFYRAFCAADKIFLLDEYFYNRRVRSGSITNLRGDVELDTILVVEDILKVFIDNGLYNHFKEFLLNRLLFKLRNRYRLVGDDYKEEYFLRAKAKLDKFFSVYGLFDDFVECLWSENKLFFDRLVFSESFEEFLYF, encoded by the coding sequence ATGAATGTATCTCAGAACTCCAAAATATTAATTTCTATTATCATTCCTACTTATAATATTGAGAATTATTTATCCGAATGTTTAACCAGCATTTTAAGTCAATCTTTCACTAATTTTGAAGTTATTATTATTGACGATTGTTCTAGTGATTCAACTAAGTGTTTAATTGAATATTTTATGAAAAAAGATTATAGAATCAGGTTATTTGAAAATGAGCATAATGTTGGTCCAGGTATTTCTCGTAATAGGGGAATAGAATATGCTAGAGGAAAGTATATTATGTTCGTTGATGGTGATGATTGGTTGGATGTTAATTGTTTAGATAAACTATTTAAATGTGCTGAAGAGTATCATACAGATATGGTTATGTTTAAGGGTTTGAATTTTGATGATTCATCTAATCGTTTTTATAAGAATGATTATTTTAGTATTCCTTGTTTAGATCGTTTGAATAATTCATTGTTTAATTTTGATGACATTCATGAGGATGAATTGTTTGAGATTTTTGTTGGTCCTGTTAATAAATTGTATTTAAGATCTTCTATTGTGGATTGTGGTGCCCGGTTTTCTGAGTGTTTGACTCATGAGGATAATCCTTTCTTTTATAGGGCGTTTTGTGCTGCTGATAAGATTTTCTTGTTGGATGAATATTTTTATAATCGTCGTGTAAGAAGTGGTTCTATTACTAATTTGAGGGGTGATGTTGAGCTTGATACCATATTGGTTGTTGAGGATATTTTGAAGGTGTTCATTGATAATGGTTTGTATAATCACTTTAAGGAGTTTTTGTTGAATCGTTTGTTGTTTAAGTTGCGTAATCGTTATCGTCTTGTTGGTGATGATTATAAGGAAGAGTATTTTTTGAGGGCTAAGGCTAAATTGGATAAGTTTTTCTCTGTGTATGGTTTGTTTGATGATTTTGTTGAGTGTTTATGGTCTGAGAATAAGTTATTTTTTGATAGGCTTGTTTTTTCTGAGAGTTTTGAGGAATTTTTATATTTTTAA